In the genome of Mucilaginibacter defluvii, one region contains:
- the fucP gene encoding L-fucose:H+ symporter permease: protein MDQKPKLTEKKYLIVFIFVTSLFMLWGIAITMGDVLNKHFQTVLSLSKSQSAYVQVSMFGAYFIMGIPAGIFMKKYGYKKGVLLGLFLYALGAFLFVPAASAVSFTFFRVALFVLACGLATLETVAHPFVASLGDQRTSDQRINFAQSFNGVGAILGPSIGSYFILRGVDAGSVDLTSVKVLYVVIGAVIALIGLLFSFVKVPVLSDPHVIATDTYAIDANENVKEGFLKELSWLSKRKHYVFAVIAQLFNVAAQGGTWAFFINYGEEVMGFDSEKAGYFLSLSMVMLMVGRFIGTFLMSYIAPNKLLAIFAGGAIVMCIVAAQGYGWASFIALLLINFFFSIMFPTIFSLGLKDLGRHTEQASSFIVMGVVGGALFPPVMGLIANTDVAKAYYLPIICYAVIGLFGLLYPKLNKNINRA, encoded by the coding sequence ATGGATCAGAAGCCCAAATTAACCGAGAAAAAGTACCTCATAGTTTTCATTTTCGTAACGTCGCTATTTATGCTGTGGGGCATAGCCATTACCATGGGCGATGTGTTGAATAAGCATTTTCAAACCGTATTAAGTTTAAGCAAATCGCAATCCGCATACGTGCAGGTTTCTATGTTTGGCGCCTATTTTATTATGGGTATTCCGGCGGGTATCTTCATGAAAAAATATGGATATAAGAAGGGTGTGTTGTTAGGGTTGTTTTTATATGCTTTAGGCGCGTTTTTGTTTGTACCTGCTGCCAGTGCCGTATCGTTTACTTTTTTCAGGGTAGCCTTGTTTGTTCTGGCCTGCGGATTAGCTACATTAGAAACTGTTGCACACCCGTTTGTGGCCTCGTTGGGCGATCAGCGTACCAGTGACCAGCGTATAAATTTCGCACAATCTTTTAATGGTGTTGGTGCCATATTAGGCCCGTCAATAGGTAGTTACTTTATATTAAGAGGGGTGGACGCCGGGTCGGTAGATTTAACATCGGTAAAGGTTTTATATGTGGTGATCGGCGCTGTAATAGCATTGATAGGTTTACTCTTTTCGTTTGTAAAAGTACCGGTGTTGAGTGACCCTCATGTTATCGCTACTGATACGTATGCCATAGATGCGAATGAAAATGTAAAAGAGGGTTTTTTAAAGGAGCTTAGCTGGCTATCAAAAAGAAAGCATTATGTATTTGCGGTAATAGCGCAATTATTTAACGTGGCTGCACAAGGTGGTACCTGGGCTTTCTTTATAAATTATGGTGAAGAAGTGATGGGCTTTGATTCTGAGAAAGCCGGTTACTTTTTATCGTTAAGTATGGTAATGCTAATGGTTGGCCGCTTTATCGGGACTTTCTTGATGAGCTACATTGCTCCCAATAAATTGCTGGCGATATTTGCCGGCGGAGCTATTGTTATGTGTATTGTAGCGGCGCAAGGTTACGGCTGGGCGTCATTCATAGCATTGTTATTGATCAACTTCTTCTTCAGTATAATGTTTCCTACTATCTTCAGTTTAGGGTTGAAAGATTTGGGCAGGCATACAGAGCAGGCTTCATCATTCATCGTGATGGGTGTTGTGGGCGGCGCGTTGTTCCCGCCCGTTATGGGCCTGATAGCCAATACAGATGTAGCTAAAGCATACTATCTGCCCATTATATGTTATGCGGTTATCGGCTTGTTTGGCTTACTGTATCCAAAGTTAAACAAGAATATAAACCGGGCATAA
- a CDS encoding NUDIX hydrolase: protein MQKYTGETPVLVAVDCIIFGFDGWNIKLLLVQRNLDPEKGKWSLMGGFMQPGESPDDAANRVLEHRTGLKNVYMDQFRVFGGPDRDPVERTLSIAYYALIDINKYEKQLNDDHHAEWFLPEEMPELIFDHNEMVKLARRQLMYKAALHPILFQLLPEKFTIPQLQALYEGVYQTKFDDRNFSRKLLSTGLLIKLAEKDKQSSKKGAFYYTLDQSHYEENFESFLNLVPNPNKFFQ from the coding sequence ATGCAAAAATATACGGGCGAAACTCCGGTCCTGGTTGCTGTTGATTGTATCATCTTTGGTTTTGACGGTTGGAACATCAAGCTTTTGCTGGTTCAGCGTAACCTCGATCCCGAAAAAGGGAAGTGGAGCCTGATGGGCGGCTTTATGCAGCCCGGCGAATCACCGGATGACGCGGCAAACCGTGTGCTTGAACATCGTACGGGGTTAAAGAACGTTTATATGGACCAGTTCAGGGTTTTTGGCGGGCCTGACCGCGATCCGGTAGAGCGTACACTATCCATTGCCTATTACGCTTTGATCGATATTAACAAATACGAGAAGCAGTTAAATGACGATCACCATGCTGAATGGTTTCTGCCCGAAGAAATGCCCGAACTGATTTTTGATCACAATGAAATGGTTAAGCTGGCACGCCGTCAACTGATGTACAAAGCGGCGTTGCACCCTATATTATTTCAGCTATTGCCAGAAAAGTTTACCATCCCGCAACTGCAGGCCTTGTACGAGGGGGTTTACCAAACCAAGTTTGACGACCGTAACTTTAGCCGTAAGCTGCTCTCAACCGGTTTGTTGATAAAGCTGGCCGAAAAGGATAAGCAATCATCCAAAAAAGGTGCGTTTTACTATACGTTGGATCAATCTCACTACGAAGAGAACTTTGAATCCTTCCTGAATTTGGTGCCCAATCCAAATAAATTCTTTCAATAA